A segment of the Candidatus Methylacidiphilales bacterium genome:
GGTGGAACTGGACGCCATGGACCGGATGTTCGCGGTGGCGCAGTCCCATGATTTCCCCTTCGGCGGTGGTGGCGCAGACCAGAAGTTCGGAGGGAACGGTATCCGGGGCCACGAGCAGGGAATGGTAGCGGGTGGCATCAAAGGGCTGGGGCAGGTCGCGGAAGACGCCCTGCCCGTCATGCTGGATGGGGGAGGTTTTGCCGTGCATCAGGCGGGCGGCCCGGACGATGGCGGCACCGTGGACGTGGCCGATGCACTGGTGCCCGAGACAAACGCCGAGCAATGGGGTGGTCGGGCCGAACTGGCGGATGACCTCGTTGGAAATGCCTGATTGTTCGGGGGTGCCGGGCCCGGGCGAGATGACAATCCGG
Coding sequences within it:
- a CDS encoding aminodeoxychorismate/anthranilate synthase component II: MLLVIDNYDSFTYNLVQYFGELQAAPVVYRNDQITLGEIHKMKPDRIVISPGPGTPEQSGISNEVIRQFGPTTPLLGVCLGHQCIGHVHGAAIVRAARLMHGKTSPIQHDGQGVFRDLPQPFDATRYHSLLVAPDTVPSELLVCATTAEGEIMGLRHREHPVHGVQFHPESILTREGKSLLKNFLEL